In Alkalihalobacterium alkalinitrilicum, a genomic segment contains:
- a CDS encoding YpzI family protein: MGKDRQEKKLRKSDKVELDRDQALKYGGATKLEGPDEAKKRQR, translated from the coding sequence ATGGGAAAAGATCGTCAAGAGAAAAAACTAAGAAAATCCGATAAAGTAGAACTAGACAGGGATCAAGCTTTAAAATACGGTGGGGCAACTAAACTTGAAGGTCCTGACGAAGCAAAAAAACGCCAAAGATAA
- the fni gene encoding type 2 isopentenyl-diphosphate Delta-isomerase, translating into MMLTLRSVRKNEHIIHAIDTGQERNHGFNDIQLVHQTLPNSNFQSIDISTTIGELSLSSPIFINAMTGGGGERTKDINQRFAEVAKATNIGMAVGSQMAAIKNIEERDTYSIVRKANPKGIIIGNLGSEATVEQAKVAADMLEANALQIHLNVVQELVMPEGDRDFTGAIDRIEKIVHALPIPVIVKEVGYGMSKESAKKLVDAGVSIVDVGGYGGTNFSKIENMRRKKTLQFFNDWGINTTASLVEITKSQPHLHVISSGGVQNVLDIVKSLALGADATGIAGHFLKILIDEGEGALVQEIESMHEDIKLLMTALGANIIADLQKTPLVISGPTYHWLQQRGLSPEEYSRR; encoded by the coding sequence ATGATGTTGACACTTCGTTCAGTCAGGAAAAACGAACATATTATCCATGCTATCGATACTGGTCAAGAAAGAAATCATGGATTTAATGATATTCAGTTAGTTCATCAAACCCTGCCTAATAGTAATTTTCAAAGTATTGATATATCTACTACTATCGGCGAACTTTCACTAAGTTCGCCGATTTTTATCAATGCAATGACAGGTGGCGGTGGGGAACGAACAAAAGATATCAATCAGCGGTTTGCTGAAGTAGCAAAAGCGACAAACATAGGCATGGCTGTTGGTTCTCAAATGGCAGCAATAAAAAATATTGAAGAACGTGATACATATAGCATTGTAAGAAAAGCGAATCCAAAGGGAATTATTATCGGAAACTTAGGCAGTGAAGCGACTGTTGAGCAAGCTAAGGTTGCAGCTGATATGCTTGAGGCAAACGCTTTACAAATCCATCTTAATGTCGTTCAAGAACTCGTGATGCCAGAAGGAGATCGAGATTTTACAGGGGCAATTGATCGGATCGAGAAGATTGTCCATGCCCTACCTATCCCAGTTATTGTTAAAGAAGTAGGTTATGGCATGAGTAAAGAGTCTGCAAAAAAATTAGTGGATGCTGGTGTTTCTATTGTAGATGTAGGTGGGTACGGTGGTACCAATTTCTCGAAAATTGAAAATATGCGTCGTAAAAAAACACTTCAGTTTTTTAATGATTGGGGAATTAATACAACAGCATCTCTTGTTGAAATAACAAAGAGTCAGCCTCATTTACATGTTATTTCATCCGGTGGAGTTCAAAATGTTCTTGATATTGTTAAGTCTCTCGCCTTAGGTGCAGATGCAACAGGTATAGCTGGTCATTTCTTGAAAATTTTAATCGATGAAGGTGAAGGAGCCTTAGTTCAAGAAATCGAAAGTATGCATGAGGATATTAAACTTCTTATGACTGCTTTAGGAGCGAATATTATTGCTGATTTACAGAAGACACCTTTAGTCATTAGTGGGCCAACCTATCATTGGCTACAACAACGAGGACTATCACCAGAAGAGTATAGTAGAAGATAG
- the rpsA gene encoding 30S ribosomal protein S1: MVEEMNSEMTIKSFNVGDTVTGKVTKVEDKQAFVDVGFKVDGIIPISELSSLHVEKVSDVLNVGDEVELKVTKLQDDELVLSKRAVQAEQAWVDLKEKFENQQTIEAQVADVVKGGLVVDLGVRGFIPASLVERHFVEDFSDYKGRTLRLKVVEMEPENNKLILSQRAVLDEEVNAKKLSVLHSLKEGDVVEGTVQRLTDFGAFVDLGGVDGLVHISQLAHHRVEKPSDVVKEGDLVKVKVLAVDATKERVSLSLKDTLPGPWETVAGEIKAGDVIDGTVKRLVSFGAFVEVAPGVEGLVHISQIANRHIGTPQEVLSEGDKVQAKVLDINLGDKRISLSIRALEEDAVEEVSEQYTKMEDEHTGFSLGDMIGDQLKKYKS; this comes from the coding sequence ATGGTGGAAGAAATGAACAGTGAAATGACAATTAAGTCTTTTAACGTAGGTGACACTGTAACTGGAAAAGTTACAAAGGTAGAGGATAAACAAGCTTTTGTAGATGTTGGGTTTAAAGTGGATGGCATTATTCCAATTAGTGAGTTGTCAAGCCTTCACGTCGAAAAGGTAAGCGATGTTTTAAACGTTGGAGATGAAGTTGAATTAAAAGTAACTAAGTTACAAGATGATGAGCTTGTACTTTCCAAACGTGCAGTTCAAGCAGAACAGGCTTGGGTAGATTTAAAGGAAAAGTTTGAAAATCAACAAACCATTGAAGCGCAAGTTGCGGACGTTGTTAAAGGTGGCCTCGTCGTTGATTTAGGAGTTAGAGGTTTTATTCCTGCATCACTAGTTGAAAGACATTTTGTAGAAGACTTTTCTGACTATAAAGGACGAACGTTACGTCTTAAAGTAGTTGAAATGGAGCCAGAAAACAATAAGCTCATCCTATCACAACGTGCTGTTTTAGATGAAGAGGTGAATGCGAAGAAACTATCAGTACTTCATTCGTTAAAAGAAGGCGATGTTGTCGAAGGAACAGTCCAACGTTTAACAGATTTTGGTGCATTTGTAGATTTAGGTGGAGTTGACGGGCTTGTACATATTTCTCAACTAGCTCATCATCGAGTTGAAAAACCATCTGATGTTGTAAAAGAAGGAGATCTAGTAAAAGTCAAAGTATTAGCTGTAGATGCTACTAAAGAGAGAGTATCTTTATCATTAAAAGATACGTTACCAGGACCATGGGAAACGGTTGCAGGTGAAATCAAAGCAGGTGATGTCATCGATGGAACGGTTAAACGTCTTGTTTCTTTCGGTGCATTTGTAGAAGTCGCTCCTGGTGTCGAAGGTCTTGTTCATATCTCACAAATTGCCAATCGCCATATTGGAACACCTCAAGAGGTATTATCTGAGGGAGATAAGGTCCAAGCAAAAGTTCTTGATATCAATCTAGGTGATAAACGAATATCTTTAAGTATTCGCGCCCTCGAAGAAGATGCTGTTGAAGAAGTATCAGAACAATATACGAAAATGGAAGATGAACATACAGGGTTCTCTTTAGGAGACATGATTGGAGATCAATTAAAAAAGTATAAATCGTAG
- a CDS encoding lysophospholipid acyltransferase family protein gives MNLYVFGRGLFRSFFSTTYRVETIGLENIPKDGPVLLCCNHIHYFDPPFLGSYVPRKVHYMAKAELFKVPVLGRLVAGVGAFPVKRGSGDKQALKLGLKILKDGEALGLFPEGTRSKDGTLGKGLAGAGFFALRTDAVVIPCAIIGTYKPFNKLKVIYGKPLEMESLRVAKASAGEVTDYIMKAIGDILHTHKSQ, from the coding sequence ATGAATTTATATGTATTTGGACGAGGTTTGTTTAGGTCGTTTTTCTCTACAACTTACCGAGTAGAAACAATTGGATTAGAGAATATACCTAAAGATGGCCCTGTTTTATTATGTTGTAACCATATTCATTACTTTGACCCTCCTTTTTTAGGTTCTTACGTTCCAAGAAAAGTTCATTACATGGCAAAAGCAGAACTGTTTAAGGTTCCCGTATTAGGACGTCTTGTAGCAGGGGTAGGCGCTTTTCCTGTAAAAAGAGGTTCAGGGGACAAACAAGCTTTGAAGCTAGGATTAAAAATTTTAAAAGACGGAGAAGCTCTAGGGCTTTTTCCAGAAGGCACTAGGAGCAAAGATGGCACATTAGGGAAGGGATTAGCGGGAGCTGGTTTTTTTGCATTACGTACCGATGCTGTCGTCATACCGTGTGCAATTATCGGAACATATAAACCGTTTAATAAGCTAAAAGTAATCTACGGTAAACCTTTAGAAATGGAGAGTCTACGTGTGGCTAAAGCCTCTGCAGGAGAAGTAACAGACTATATAATGAAAGCAATTGGAGACATTCTACATACACATAAATCACAATAA
- the cmk gene encoding (d)CMP kinase: MSRKTNIAIDGPAGAGKSTVAKMVAEQLTYLYIDTGAMYRALTYIALKHSIDPKNGKKLRELLDRVSIVLKPTTSGTSVFVNEDEVTEEIRSSEVTNTVSIVAGHEEVRKEMVKQQQTLAENGGTVMDGRDIGTFVLPKAEVKVFLTASVEERAKRRHEENIQKGYPSDYEKLKEEIARRDELDSNRKFAPLQKAADAVVIDSTHMTIPEVVDNILHLVEERF, from the coding sequence ATGAGTCGAAAAACAAATATAGCAATTGATGGACCAGCAGGTGCTGGAAAGAGTACCGTTGCCAAAATGGTAGCTGAACAGCTGACGTATTTATATATTGATACAGGGGCAATGTATCGTGCTTTAACTTATATTGCATTGAAACATTCAATTGACCCTAAAAATGGAAAGAAATTAAGGGAATTACTTGACCGAGTTTCAATTGTATTGAAACCAACAACATCGGGCACTTCAGTATTTGTAAACGAAGATGAAGTGACAGAAGAAATCCGGTCAAGTGAAGTGACTAACACAGTATCAATCGTAGCTGGTCATGAAGAAGTACGTAAAGAGATGGTAAAGCAACAACAAACATTAGCGGAAAATGGTGGAACCGTAATGGATGGAAGAGATATTGGTACTTTTGTTCTCCCGAAAGCAGAGGTTAAAGTATTTCTAACAGCTTCAGTTGAAGAGCGTGCGAAAAGAAGACATGAAGAAAACATTCAAAAAGGTTACCCTTCTGATTACGAAAAATTAAAAGAAGAAATTGCTCGTCGGGATGAATTAGATTCCAATCGCAAGTTCGCTCCATTGCAGAAAGCAGCGGATGCGGTTGTTATTGATTCAACTCACATGACGATACCTGAAGTAGTAGATAATATTTTACATTTAGTTGAGGAGAGGTTCTAA